A single Branchiostoma floridae strain S238N-H82 chromosome 11, Bfl_VNyyK, whole genome shotgun sequence DNA region contains:
- the LOC118425903 gene encoding eukaryotic translation initiation factor 4H-like isoform X1, whose amino-acid sequence MADYDFDNYDGGYSRGNYGRRSDNRGYGGGRGGGGGGYRQGGGGGGYGGGGRGGGGGGGRSSGPKPIPTEAPYTAFVGNLPFETVQGDLDQIFRGLKVKSVRLVRDRETDKFKGFCYVEFEDVESLKEALTYDGALFEDRNLRVDVAESRQKDKDGGRGRGGRGGGFGGGRGAGGPPRGGGYSFGGGGGGGQPQRYGSGDRRDYGRDGGRGGYDNDRGGGMDRGQRYGGGGGGGNFRGGRGGGRGPVDDFREPTEELREPTEEERAARPRLKLAPRTVGKPINAVANPQSSIFGGAKPRDEREYEERREKERSRTTSESSQKSES is encoded by the exons ATGGCGGACTACGACTTCGATAACTACGACGGCGGCTATTCTCGTGGAAACTACGGCCGCCGTTCGGACAACAGAGG ATACGGTGGAGGCAGAGGGGGGGGAGGAGGCGGATACAGACAAGGCGGCGGGGGCGGGGGTTACGGGGGTGGTGGCCGTGGCGGGGGCGGTGGGGGCGGCCGCTCCAGTGGACCCAAACCCATCCCCACAGAGGCGCCGTACACGGCGTTCGTCGGCAACCTACCCTTCGAAACTGTTCAAGGAGACCTGGATCAAATCTTCAGAGGTTTAAAA GTAAAAAGTGTCCGTTTAGTGCGGGACAGGGAAACGGACAAGTTCAAAG GCTTCTGCTATGTGGAATTTGAAGACGTGGAGTCCTTAAAAGAGGCCCTGACCTATGATGGAGCT CTCTTCGAAGACCGCAACCTGCGCGTAGATGTTGCGGAGTCCCGCCAGAAggacaaagatggcggccgcgGCAGGGGAGGCCGTGGCGGCGGATTCGGCGGGGGCCGCGGGGCTGGTGGCCCCCCCAGGGGTGGTGGATATTCATTCGGcggtggcggcggcggcggccAACCACAAAGATATGGCAGTGGTGACAGACGAG ATTACGGACGAGATGGGGGGAGAGGCGGTTACGACAACGACAGGGGCGGCGGGATGGACCGCGGGCAGAGGTACGGtggtggcggcggcggcgggAATTTCCGCGGTGGCCGTGGCGGCGGACGAGGCCCCGTAGACGATTTCAGAGAACCCACAGAAG AACTAAGGGAGCCAACCGAAG AGGAACGGGCAGCGCGGCCCAGACTGAAGCTAGCGCCTCGCACCGTGGGCAAACCCATCAACGCGGTGGCCAACCCCCAGTCGTCGATCTTCGGTGGTGCCAAGCCACGCGATGAGCGAGAGTACGAGGAACGCAGGGAGAAGGAGCGGTCACGTACAACTAGCGAGAGTAGCCAAAAGAGCGAGTCCTAA
- the LOC118425903 gene encoding eukaryotic translation initiation factor 4H-like isoform X2, translating to MADYDFDNYDGGYSRGNYGRRSDNRGYGGGRGGGGGGYRQGGGGGGYGGGGRGGGGGGGRSSGPKPIPTEAPYTAFVGNLPFETVQGDLDQIFRGLKVKSVRLVRDRETDKFKGFCYVEFEDVESLKEALTYDGALFEDRNLRVDVAESRQKDKDGGRGRGGRGGGFGGGRGAGGPPRGGGYSFGGGGGGGQPQRYGSGDRRDYGRDGGRGGYDNDRGGGMDRGQRYGGGGGGGNFRGGRGGGRGPVDDFREPTEEERAARPRLKLAPRTVGKPINAVANPQSSIFGGAKPRDEREYEERREKERSRTTSESSQKSES from the exons ATGGCGGACTACGACTTCGATAACTACGACGGCGGCTATTCTCGTGGAAACTACGGCCGCCGTTCGGACAACAGAGG ATACGGTGGAGGCAGAGGGGGGGGAGGAGGCGGATACAGACAAGGCGGCGGGGGCGGGGGTTACGGGGGTGGTGGCCGTGGCGGGGGCGGTGGGGGCGGCCGCTCCAGTGGACCCAAACCCATCCCCACAGAGGCGCCGTACACGGCGTTCGTCGGCAACCTACCCTTCGAAACTGTTCAAGGAGACCTGGATCAAATCTTCAGAGGTTTAAAA GTAAAAAGTGTCCGTTTAGTGCGGGACAGGGAAACGGACAAGTTCAAAG GCTTCTGCTATGTGGAATTTGAAGACGTGGAGTCCTTAAAAGAGGCCCTGACCTATGATGGAGCT CTCTTCGAAGACCGCAACCTGCGCGTAGATGTTGCGGAGTCCCGCCAGAAggacaaagatggcggccgcgGCAGGGGAGGCCGTGGCGGCGGATTCGGCGGGGGCCGCGGGGCTGGTGGCCCCCCCAGGGGTGGTGGATATTCATTCGGcggtggcggcggcggcggccAACCACAAAGATATGGCAGTGGTGACAGACGAG ATTACGGACGAGATGGGGGGAGAGGCGGTTACGACAACGACAGGGGCGGCGGGATGGACCGCGGGCAGAGGTACGGtggtggcggcggcggcgggAATTTCCGCGGTGGCCGTGGCGGCGGACGAGGCCCCGTAGACGATTTCAGAGAACCCACAGAAG AGGAACGGGCAGCGCGGCCCAGACTGAAGCTAGCGCCTCGCACCGTGGGCAAACCCATCAACGCGGTGGCCAACCCCCAGTCGTCGATCTTCGGTGGTGCCAAGCCACGCGATGAGCGAGAGTACGAGGAACGCAGGGAGAAGGAGCGGTCACGTACAACTAGCGAGAGTAGCCAAAAGAGCGAGTCCTAA